A genomic stretch from Mycobacterium malmoense includes:
- a CDS encoding Rv1815 family serine proteinase — protein sequence MHRLVMRAFAASVSVVVLASWLPPVAKADPPLVFPGMEIHQDNLVCTLGYVDPALKIAFTAGHCRGGGPVYDREHNVIGRLATFRDNTPSGTTVATDQLIADYEAIVLDDGVTASNILPGGRRLESNPSVALQPGEAVCHFGVITGETCGTVESVNNGWFTMSHGVQSGRGDSGGPVYLAPNGGPGQIVGIFNSVWGDLPAAVSWRAASDQVRQDLGATTNPG from the coding sequence GTGCACCGCCTGGTAATGCGCGCATTCGCAGCGTCGGTTTCCGTCGTGGTGCTCGCCTCCTGGCTGCCACCTGTGGCGAAAGCGGACCCGCCGCTGGTTTTCCCGGGCATGGAGATCCACCAGGACAACCTCGTCTGCACGCTGGGCTACGTCGACCCGGCCCTGAAAATCGCGTTCACCGCCGGGCACTGCCGGGGCGGGGGACCCGTTTACGACAGGGAGCACAACGTCATCGGCCGGCTCGCGACGTTCCGGGACAACACCCCCAGCGGCACCACCGTGGCCACCGACCAGTTGATCGCCGACTACGAGGCCATAGTGCTGGACGACGGCGTCACCGCGAGCAACATCCTGCCGGGCGGACGGCGACTGGAGTCGAACCCGTCCGTGGCGCTGCAGCCCGGCGAGGCGGTCTGCCATTTCGGCGTCATCACGGGTGAGACCTGCGGAACCGTGGAGAGCGTCAACAACGGGTGGTTCACCATGTCGCACGGCGTCCAGAGCGGCAGGGGCGATTCCGGGGGACCGGTGTACCTGGCGCCCAATGGCGGCCCGGGGCAGATCGTCGGGATTTTCAACAGCGTCTGGGGCGATCTGCCCGCGGCGGTGTCGTGGCGGGCCGCCTCCGACCAGGTCCGCCAGGACCTCGGGGCGACGACCAACCCTGGGTGA
- a CDS encoding nitroreductase/quinone reductase family protein, with product MAARYERPNRAARAANTAIRWLAELGISIAGTRALRVRGRKTGRQRAVVVNLLTVDGVDYLVSPRGNTQWARNVRAAGVVELGPRWHRRRAHVSEVDEAAKPELLRRYLARWYWQVKDYVGGLTPDSSDEQLLAAAPTIPVFALTR from the coding sequence ATGGCCGCGCGCTACGAACGACCCAACCGGGCGGCCCGGGCCGCCAACACGGCGATCCGTTGGCTCGCCGAGCTGGGGATCAGCATCGCGGGCACCCGGGCGCTGCGCGTCCGCGGCCGCAAGACCGGAAGGCAGCGCGCGGTGGTGGTCAACCTGCTGACCGTCGACGGCGTGGACTATCTCGTCTCCCCGCGCGGTAACACCCAGTGGGCGCGCAACGTCAGGGCGGCGGGCGTCGTCGAGCTGGGTCCGCGCTGGCACCGTCGACGCGCTCACGTGAGCGAGGTGGACGAGGCGGCCAAACCGGAGCTGTTGAGGCGGTATTTGGCCAGGTGGTACTGGCAGGTCAAGGACTACGTGGGCGGGTTGACGCCCGACTCCAGCGATGAGCAGCTACTGGCCGCGGCGCCCACGATCCCGGTGTTCGCGCTCACCCGGTGA
- a CDS encoding TetR/AcrR family transcriptional regulator, whose translation MGKRQESREQVEARIVELGRRQLAERGAAGLSVRAIARDLGMVSSAVYRYVSSRDELLTLLLVDAYSELADVVDRARETLGDQWSDDVTAIARATRRWAIAHPALWALLYGSPVPGYHAPPERTVAVGTRVVGALFDAVAAGIATGDIRLTNDVAPQPMSSDFERIRQEFGFPGDDQVITKCFVLWAGVLGAISLEVFGQYGADTLTDPGAVFDAQLRLLVDVLSQH comes from the coding sequence GTGGGCAAACGCCAGGAGTCGCGGGAGCAGGTCGAGGCGCGAATCGTCGAACTCGGCCGCCGCCAGCTGGCGGAGCGTGGTGCCGCCGGGTTGTCGGTGCGTGCGATCGCCCGAGACCTGGGCATGGTGTCCTCGGCCGTGTACCGGTACGTGTCCAGCCGCGACGAGCTGCTGACCTTGTTGCTGGTCGACGCCTATTCCGAGCTGGCCGACGTCGTGGACCGGGCCAGGGAGACCCTGGGTGACCAGTGGAGTGACGACGTCACCGCCATCGCGCGGGCGACGCGGCGGTGGGCCATCGCCCACCCGGCCCTCTGGGCCCTGCTGTACGGCAGCCCCGTTCCCGGCTATCACGCACCGCCCGAGCGCACGGTCGCGGTCGGCACCCGTGTCGTGGGGGCCCTCTTCGACGCCGTGGCCGCCGGGATTGCCACCGGAGACATCCGCTTGACCAACGACGTTGCCCCGCAACCGATGTCGTCCGACTTCGAACGTATTCGCCAGGAATTCGGCTTTCCCGGCGACGATCAGGTCATCACCAAGTGCTTCGTGCTGTGGGCGGGGGTGCTGGGCGCCATCAGCCTCGAGGTGTTCGGGCAATACGGCGCCGACACCCTGACCGACCCCGGGGCGGTGTTCGACGCGCAGCTCCGCCTGCTGGTAGACGTGCTGAGCCAGCACTGA
- a CDS encoding VOC family protein, whose translation MSLPVQSPTQIAWVTPDLDATETALTGLLGVRKWVRIPDVHFAPETCSYRGKPADFVASISLSYLGDMQLELISPVRGQNIYSDFLRESGPGLHHICIEAHSPERFDAALSEAAGQGAAVVQQGVMPGGIHFAYVSAPQAGVPFVEIAYISPEMRAFYDYIKQEQR comes from the coding sequence ATGAGCCTTCCCGTTCAATCGCCGACGCAGATCGCATGGGTTACCCCGGACCTGGATGCCACGGAAACGGCCCTCACCGGCCTGTTAGGCGTTCGGAAGTGGGTGCGGATACCCGACGTGCACTTTGCTCCGGAAACCTGCAGCTACCGTGGCAAGCCGGCCGATTTCGTCGCCAGCATCTCCCTGAGCTATCTCGGCGACATGCAGTTGGAGCTGATCTCGCCGGTCCGCGGACAGAACATCTATAGTGACTTTTTGCGGGAATCGGGGCCGGGTTTGCACCACATCTGCATCGAGGCGCACAGCCCGGAGCGATTCGACGCGGCGTTGTCCGAGGCCGCTGGCCAAGGCGCCGCGGTCGTGCAGCAGGGCGTGATGCCCGGCGGAATTCACTTCGCCTACGTGTCAGCGCCGCAGGCGGGAGTGCCTTTCGTGGAGATCGCGTATATCTCGCCTGAGATGAGGGCGTTTTACGACTACATCAAACAGGAGCAGCGGTGA
- a CDS encoding FAD-binding protein: MSTEIPATVDADAVTSWSDDVDVVVIGFGIGGGCAAVSAAAAGARVLVLERAAAAGGTTSLAGGHFYLGGGTAVQQATGQSDSPEEMYKYLVAVSRQPDDAKIRAYCDGSVEHFDWLEDLGFQFERSYFPGKAVIQPNTEGLMFTGNEKVWPFLEQAVPAPRGHKVPVPGDTGGASMVIDLLLKRAASLGVQVRYETGATQLIVDGSGAVTGVMWKRFSETGAIKAKSVIIAAGGFVMNPDMVAKYTPKLAEKPFVLGNTYDDGLGIRMGVSAGGATQHMDQIFITAPPYPPSILLTGIIVNKLGKRFVAEDSYHSRTAGFIMDQPDSAAFLIVDEAHLEHPKMPLVPLIDGWETVPEMEAALGIPEGNLVATLDRYNTYAARGEDPDFHKQPEFLAPQDKGPWGAFDMSLGKAMYAGFTVGGLATSVDGQVLREDGTAVPGLYAVGACASNIAQDGKGYASGTQLGEGSFFGRRAGAHAARRAGGAQTR, encoded by the coding sequence GTGAGCACCGAGATACCAGCAACGGTCGATGCGGACGCGGTGACGTCCTGGTCGGACGACGTCGACGTGGTCGTGATCGGTTTCGGCATCGGCGGTGGCTGCGCGGCGGTCAGCGCGGCGGCCGCGGGCGCGCGGGTGCTGGTGCTCGAGCGCGCCGCCGCGGCGGGCGGCACCACTTCGCTTGCCGGGGGCCACTTCTACCTCGGCGGCGGAACCGCCGTCCAGCAGGCGACCGGTCAGTCCGACTCGCCCGAGGAGATGTACAAGTACCTGGTCGCGGTGTCGCGGCAGCCAGACGACGCCAAGATACGTGCCTACTGCGACGGCAGCGTTGAGCATTTCGATTGGCTGGAAGACTTGGGTTTTCAGTTCGAGCGCAGCTACTTCCCGGGCAAGGCGGTGATCCAGCCCAACACCGAGGGATTGATGTTCACCGGCAACGAGAAGGTGTGGCCCTTCTTGGAGCAAGCCGTGCCCGCGCCGCGCGGCCACAAGGTGCCCGTACCCGGCGACACCGGCGGCGCCAGCATGGTGATCGACCTGCTCCTCAAGCGTGCCGCAAGCCTGGGCGTGCAGGTCCGGTACGAGACGGGCGCCACCCAGCTCATCGTGGACGGCTCGGGTGCGGTGACGGGCGTGATGTGGAAGCGCTTCTCCGAAACCGGTGCGATCAAGGCAAAGTCCGTCATCATCGCCGCCGGGGGATTCGTGATGAATCCGGACATGGTAGCCAAGTACACGCCGAAACTCGCCGAGAAGCCGTTCGTGCTCGGCAACACGTATGACGACGGCCTGGGCATCCGGATGGGCGTATCGGCCGGCGGTGCCACCCAGCACATGGACCAGATCTTCATCACGGCCCCGCCCTACCCGCCGTCGATCCTGCTCACCGGGATCATCGTCAACAAGCTCGGGAAGCGGTTCGTCGCCGAAGACTCCTACCATTCCCGGACCGCCGGTTTCATCATGGATCAGCCGGACAGCGCGGCGTTCCTGATCGTCGACGAGGCTCACCTCGAGCACCCCAAGATGCCGCTGGTCCCGCTGATCGACGGCTGGGAGACCGTGCCCGAGATGGAAGCCGCGCTCGGCATTCCGGAGGGCAACCTGGTGGCGACGCTGGACCGCTACAACACCTACGCCGCGCGCGGTGAGGACCCCGATTTTCACAAGCAGCCGGAATTCCTTGCGCCGCAAGACAAAGGGCCGTGGGGCGCGTTCGACATGTCGCTGGGCAAGGCGATGTATGCCGGGTTCACGGTCGGCGGGCTGGCCACGTCCGTGGACGGGCAGGTGCTGCGCGAAGACGGCACGGCGGTGCCCGGCCTGTATGCGGTGGGGGCGTGCGCGTCCAACATCGCCCAGGACGGCAAGGGCTACGCCAGCGGCACGCAGCTTGGGGAAGGCTCGTTCTTCGGCCGCCGCGCCGGAGCGCACGCGGCCCGACGGGCCGGGGGCGCGCAGACGCGCTAG
- a CDS encoding HD domain-containing protein, which yields MSTRFRWPLTSPTTVTEVADSIFALFAERGGSNYDDPVTQTEHATQSAALADAENADATMTIAALLHDIGHLVVDEHNGNHDFLDDDEKHQVVAATILGRWFPPAVTAPIALHVAAKRYLVATDPSYAAGLSRASVQSLRVQGGPMNAEEVARFRRLRYADKACRLRRWDDSAKVPNRLVPPLEHYRELLESVVAFRRSP from the coding sequence ATGAGCACCAGATTTCGGTGGCCGCTGACGAGCCCTACGACGGTCACCGAAGTAGCCGACAGCATCTTCGCCCTCTTCGCCGAGCGCGGCGGCAGCAACTATGACGACCCGGTAACCCAGACCGAGCATGCAACCCAATCCGCCGCCCTCGCCGATGCCGAAAATGCCGACGCCACAATGACGATCGCGGCCCTGCTGCATGACATCGGCCATCTCGTGGTCGATGAGCACAACGGCAACCACGACTTCCTGGACGACGACGAGAAACACCAAGTCGTCGCCGCGACCATCCTCGGCCGCTGGTTCCCCCCGGCCGTGACTGCGCCTATCGCACTGCACGTCGCCGCAAAGCGCTACCTGGTCGCGACCGACCCCTCCTATGCTGCCGGTCTTTCCCGTGCCTCCGTGCAAAGTCTGCGGGTACAGGGCGGACCGATGAATGCCGAGGAAGTCGCCAGATTCCGCCGGCTACGTTACGCAGACAAGGCCTGCCGCCTGCGCCGCTGGGATGACTCGGCAAAAGTCCCAAACCGGCTCGTCCCGCCGCTTGAACACTATCGTGAACTTTTGGAGTCGGTCGTGGCGTTCAGGCGATCGCCTTAG
- a CDS encoding phytanoyl-CoA dioxygenase family protein codes for MSTTSRSTTGTPALERGLSPGEIDAFRCDGYVAVAGFLSTEDVNRVRRWVCDVERWPDGRGAGWLQHDEQTSCGVRRARTENFSPFHDGLRALLTTGAIPAMASQLLGEPVVLYKEKINYKNPGGAGFAAHQDAPAYPHVTVSVSCLLAVDDSTAENGCLEFVSGRHHELLATDGDGCIRPDIAKALQWQPLPVRAGSLVWFHSHTPHRSSPNTSPTSRRALYLTYNAASLGDLHEVYYRDKRATLSAAATGNTQRISLIGHFRGISPTVHDK; via the coding sequence ATGTCGACAACGAGCAGAAGCACCACCGGGACTCCCGCACTGGAACGCGGCCTTTCACCGGGCGAGATCGACGCATTCAGATGTGATGGCTACGTGGCGGTAGCCGGCTTCCTGTCCACTGAGGACGTGAACCGCGTGCGCCGGTGGGTTTGTGATGTGGAGCGATGGCCAGACGGGCGCGGGGCTGGCTGGCTACAGCATGATGAGCAGACGAGCTGTGGAGTGCGGCGGGCTCGCACGGAGAACTTCTCACCCTTCCACGATGGTCTGCGGGCTCTGCTGACGACGGGCGCTATTCCGGCGATGGCCAGCCAGCTCCTCGGGGAACCCGTGGTCCTCTACAAGGAGAAGATCAACTACAAAAATCCCGGCGGGGCGGGGTTTGCCGCCCACCAGGATGCTCCCGCCTATCCCCACGTCACCGTAAGCGTCAGTTGCCTTCTCGCCGTGGATGATTCCACAGCCGAGAATGGATGCCTCGAATTCGTCAGCGGTAGGCACCACGAACTACTTGCCACCGATGGGGACGGCTGCATTCGCCCCGATATCGCCAAAGCGCTGCAATGGCAACCCCTTCCGGTGCGGGCCGGTTCCCTGGTGTGGTTTCACAGCCACACGCCACACCGCAGCAGTCCCAATACATCGCCCACCTCGCGCCGCGCTTTATACCTCACTTACAACGCCGCGTCACTAGGTGACCTGCACGAGGTCTACTACCGCGACAAACGGGCCACCCTCTCCGCGGCCGCGACCGGCAACACGCAGCGAATTAGCCTCATCGGTCACTTTCGCGGCATCTCCCCCACCGTGCACGACAAATGA
- a CDS encoding MFS transporter, whose protein sequence is MTQTQSHPADAPGVIDVLDRSRFQRFHYKAIVVSGAGFFTDAYDLTVIGTALLLIKPEWGLTTGQVALVGSTALIASAIGAMLWGRMADLVGRKSMYGLAAWLMTVAAIASGLSPSYLWLLVFRFILGLAIGGDYPVSGVIMTEFANVRDRGRMVALMFFSYVLGAIAGPTVALLLLAAGLEHSLTWRLLLGLGAIPSLLALYARSKAPESLRFLVDIDEAQAAADLTTFTGTAAVATGRPPIRKSMRQCLAAPGVWRAVLMTAGVWFLFDVAYYGNTISAPLLVKSVAPHSSTTATVATNLVLYAAFTVPAFGAAIWAIDKIGHIRLQVVGLVGMATGFAAIALVPEIRNSVGLFIAAYGVSSFFMWFGPGVTTMLLAAELFQTSIRATAHGFAAGTAKLGAFVGAITFPPMLAAWGLHGTELVAAACCLAGVALSLLVREPRGRSLEDITSTQPVERHRDALGMTVAPSEMPAVP, encoded by the coding sequence ATGACGCAGACCCAAAGCCACCCCGCCGACGCACCAGGAGTGATCGACGTCCTGGATCGATCGCGATTTCAACGCTTTCACTACAAGGCAATCGTCGTCTCCGGGGCGGGGTTTTTCACCGACGCCTACGACCTGACGGTGATCGGTACCGCCTTGCTGCTGATCAAACCGGAATGGGGACTGACCACCGGCCAGGTAGCGCTGGTGGGCAGCACCGCATTGATCGCCTCGGCGATCGGGGCGATGTTGTGGGGCAGGATGGCCGACCTAGTCGGCCGCAAGAGTATGTACGGGCTGGCTGCCTGGTTGATGACCGTCGCGGCGATCGCATCGGGATTGTCGCCAAGTTATCTCTGGCTCCTGGTGTTCCGATTCATCCTCGGGCTAGCCATCGGTGGGGACTATCCGGTGTCGGGCGTCATCATGACCGAGTTTGCGAACGTCCGCGATCGTGGCCGGATGGTTGCGCTGATGTTCTTCAGCTACGTGCTGGGCGCCATCGCCGGCCCCACGGTCGCTTTGCTTCTTCTGGCCGCCGGGCTAGAGCATTCATTGACCTGGCGGTTATTGCTTGGGCTGGGCGCCATCCCGTCACTGCTGGCGCTCTATGCGCGCAGCAAAGCGCCGGAGTCGCTACGGTTCCTCGTGGACATCGACGAGGCGCAGGCCGCCGCGGATTTGACGACGTTCACCGGAACCGCAGCGGTCGCCACCGGCAGGCCCCCCATCCGGAAGAGTATGCGGCAATGCCTGGCGGCCCCCGGCGTGTGGCGAGCCGTGCTCATGACAGCCGGCGTGTGGTTTCTGTTCGACGTCGCCTATTACGGCAACACGATTAGCGCGCCGCTGTTGGTCAAAAGCGTTGCGCCCCATTCCTCGACGACCGCCACGGTCGCGACCAATCTCGTTTTGTATGCGGCCTTTACGGTCCCTGCCTTCGGCGCCGCGATCTGGGCGATCGACAAGATCGGCCACATCAGACTGCAGGTGGTCGGGTTGGTCGGCATGGCAACGGGATTCGCCGCGATTGCGTTGGTGCCGGAGATCAGAAACAGCGTCGGCCTATTCATCGCCGCATACGGTGTCAGTAGCTTCTTCATGTGGTTCGGGCCAGGTGTAACAACGATGTTGCTCGCCGCCGAGCTGTTTCAGACATCCATTCGCGCCACTGCGCATGGATTCGCCGCCGGCACAGCCAAGCTCGGGGCGTTCGTGGGGGCGATCACGTTCCCACCAATGCTCGCGGCTTGGGGCTTGCACGGCACCGAACTCGTCGCCGCGGCGTGCTGCCTGGCAGGCGTCGCACTGTCATTGTTAGTGCGCGAACCTCGCGGGCGATCACTCGAGGACATCACCTCAACGCAGCCGGTCGAACGCCATCGGGACGCCCTTGGCATGACGGTAGCTCCATCCGAGATGCCCGCCGTGCCATGA
- a CDS encoding MurR/RpiR family transcriptional regulator, whose product MTSADSRPPTGSVVAHIRAALPNLTPRARTIGQAVLDDPRAVVHLTVSDLAERTATSVASVVRFCQDVGLRGYADLKIRLAADTLPAVETLHDGISPTDDASTVLKKVLADSQAAVAGAAETIDSERFESAVAALVETSHVLCVGVGTSAPLAQDAGYRLRTIGLSAEAPADGHVQHVAARLLSPSAVCLCFSHTGQTSESLMAVEAAKDAGATTIAITSFYRSPLSALCDIVLVAGAKETDFRIEAVTSRIAHIAVFDALHAAVFLKTLQRAGDAQRLSAEALTRHRI is encoded by the coding sequence ATGACGAGCGCCGATTCCCGTCCTCCAACAGGATCGGTGGTCGCCCACATCCGCGCAGCGCTGCCCAACCTGACCCCGCGTGCCCGGACAATTGGGCAAGCGGTCCTTGATGATCCGCGCGCGGTCGTCCACTTGACGGTCAGCGACCTGGCGGAGCGCACCGCCACCTCGGTGGCCTCGGTGGTCCGATTCTGTCAGGATGTCGGCCTGCGTGGTTATGCAGACCTGAAGATTCGGCTGGCCGCCGACACCCTTCCCGCCGTAGAAACCCTGCATGACGGGATCAGCCCGACCGACGACGCATCCACAGTCTTAAAGAAGGTGCTGGCCGACTCGCAGGCGGCTGTCGCCGGAGCCGCCGAAACCATCGATAGCGAAAGGTTCGAATCCGCGGTCGCCGCCCTTGTCGAGACATCTCATGTGCTCTGCGTCGGCGTCGGGACGTCCGCGCCGTTGGCCCAGGATGCCGGATATCGCTTGCGCACAATCGGTTTAAGCGCCGAAGCGCCTGCAGATGGGCACGTTCAGCACGTTGCGGCGCGATTGCTCAGCCCCAGCGCGGTGTGCCTGTGCTTCAGCCACACCGGCCAAACCAGCGAATCGCTGATGGCGGTGGAAGCGGCCAAGGATGCCGGCGCGACCACGATTGCGATTACCAGTTTCTACCGCTCGCCGCTGAGCGCACTCTGCGACATCGTCCTGGTGGCCGGGGCCAAAGAGACCGACTTCCGCATCGAAGCCGTCACCAGCCGGATTGCTCACATCGCGGTGTTCGATGCCCTGCACGCCGCGGTGTTCCTGAAGACATTGCAACGAGCGGGTGACGCACAGCGTCTCAGCGCGGAAGCCCTAACGCGGCACCGTATTTAG
- a CDS encoding ABC transporter ATP-binding protein/permease encodes MGPKPFTPSINWSTAPMDSLWWVAIAWAISAVCVLVVLVLFRYFTSWGRQFWRITHGYFVGARSVRVWLMLGVLLLSVIVTVRLSVLFSYQGNDLYTAVQKAVQGMAAGDDGVKQSGIHGFWMSILIFSVLAVLYVARIMADIYLTQRFVIAWRVWLTANLTDDWLDGKAYYRDLFIDNTIDNPDQRIQQDIDIFTANAGGTPNIPSNGTGSTLLFGAVNAVASVISFAAILWNLSGDLDVFGVEFPRAMFWTVLVYVLVATVVAVWLGHPLIWLSFNNEKLNAAFRYALVRLRDAAEEVGFYRGERVERAQLWRRFTPIIANYRKFVRRSIVFNGWNFSVSQAIVPLPWVIQAPRLFAGRIDFGDVGQSATAFSNIEESLSFFRNNYDAFAAFRAAIIRLHGLVDANAQGRALPTVLIKPSEEAAVELRDVEVRTPDGDRLVDPLDVKLDVGDSLVITGHSGAGKTTLLRSLAELWPYASGTLCRPDGDNATMFLSQLPYVPLGSLRTVVCYPSSPDNVSDGQLRDVLTKVALAPLIERLDEEADWAKVLSPGEQQRVAFARILLTKPQAVFLDESTSALDEGLEFALYQLLRAELPDCVVVSVSHRHTVEQHHEQELELLGRGQWRLGPVQNEPAQV; translated from the coding sequence TTGGGCCCGAAGCCGTTTACGCCGTCGATCAACTGGTCGACGGCACCGATGGATTCCTTGTGGTGGGTCGCCATCGCGTGGGCGATCAGCGCCGTGTGCGTGCTGGTAGTGCTGGTTCTGTTCAGGTATTTCACGTCCTGGGGCCGGCAATTCTGGCGGATCACCCACGGCTATTTCGTCGGGGCGCGCAGCGTCCGTGTCTGGTTGATGCTTGGTGTGCTGTTGTTGTCGGTGATCGTCACGGTGCGTCTCTCGGTGTTGTTCAGCTACCAGGGCAACGATCTGTATACGGCGGTGCAAAAAGCGGTCCAGGGGATGGCGGCGGGCGACGACGGCGTCAAACAATCCGGCATTCATGGCTTTTGGATGTCGATCCTGATTTTCAGCGTGCTGGCCGTCTTGTATGTTGCCCGGATCATGGCAGACATCTACCTGACGCAGCGATTCGTCATCGCCTGGCGCGTCTGGCTGACCGCCAACCTCACCGACGACTGGCTCGACGGCAAGGCCTACTACCGGGATCTGTTCATCGACAACACCATCGACAACCCCGACCAGCGCATCCAGCAGGACATCGATATCTTCACCGCGAACGCCGGTGGCACCCCGAACATCCCGTCCAACGGGACGGGCAGCACCCTGCTGTTCGGGGCCGTCAACGCGGTGGCCTCGGTGATCTCGTTCGCGGCGATCCTGTGGAACCTGTCCGGTGACCTGGATGTTTTCGGGGTGGAGTTTCCGCGCGCGATGTTCTGGACCGTTCTGGTCTATGTGCTGGTCGCGACGGTGGTCGCGGTCTGGCTGGGCCATCCACTGATTTGGCTCAGCTTCAACAACGAAAAACTCAACGCCGCATTTCGTTACGCGCTGGTGCGATTGCGCGACGCCGCTGAGGAGGTGGGCTTCTACCGGGGCGAGCGAGTCGAACGGGCGCAACTGTGGCGGCGCTTCACTCCGATCATCGCCAACTATCGCAAGTTCGTTCGGCGCAGCATCGTCTTCAATGGATGGAACTTTTCCGTGTCGCAGGCGATCGTGCCCTTGCCGTGGGTGATCCAGGCGCCGCGGCTGTTCGCCGGCCGGATCGACTTCGGCGATGTCGGCCAGAGCGCGACGGCATTCAGCAACATCGAGGAATCGCTGTCGTTCTTCCGCAATAACTACGACGCGTTCGCGGCGTTCCGGGCGGCGATCATCCGGTTGCACGGGCTGGTCGACGCCAACGCCCAGGGCCGCGCGCTGCCGACGGTGCTGATCAAGCCGAGCGAGGAGGCGGCGGTTGAGCTTCGCGACGTCGAGGTCCGCACGCCGGACGGAGACCGGCTGGTCGATCCGCTCGACGTGAAGCTGGACGTCGGCGACTCGCTGGTGATCACCGGGCACTCGGGGGCCGGCAAGACCACGTTGCTGCGCAGCCTGGCCGAATTGTGGCCGTACGCTTCGGGAACCCTGTGCCGACCCGACGGCGACAACGCGACGATGTTCTTGTCGCAGTTGCCGTATGTGCCGCTGGGCAGTCTGCGCACCGTGGTGTGCTACCCGAGCTCGCCGGACAATGTCTCCGATGGTCAACTGCGGGACGTGCTCACCAAGGTTGCGTTGGCGCCGCTGATCGAGCGGCTCGACGAGGAGGCGGACTGGGCCAAGGTGCTCTCGCCGGGAGAGCAGCAACGTGTCGCGTTTGCGCGCATCCTGCTCACCAAACCGCAGGCGGTCTTCCTCGACGAATCCACCTCGGCGCTCGACGAGGGGCTGGAATTCGCGCTCTACCAACTGCTCCGTGCCGAACTGCCGGATTGCGTGGTGGTCAGCGTCAGCCATCGACACACCGTCGAGCAGCACCACGAACAAGAGCTCGAATTGCTGGGCCGCGGCCAATGGCGGCTGGGCCCGGTGCAGAACGAGCCCGCGCAGGTCTAG